The following coding sequences are from one Psychrobacter sp. AH5 window:
- a CDS encoding TatD family hydrolase → MSDVSQSVAAHQAQSRYPLIDTHTHFDAPVFDEDREIEAQSAYKNGVEHLVLVGYLYRHFDRLYKVKRSFESQSQLQSSGYSKIKSEKTSVESVAASQLETIVPKAHIALGLHPFYIEQHTEAHLQAMAKMLDKQRPIAIGEIGLDTFTKEMKESENFAKQQHFFISQLDMAVAHQLPVMLHIRKAHADALAILKEHAYDAKALGGIAHSFSGGEQEAKAFVKLSFKLGVTGQITNPNAKKLRRAIQAAVAEYGIECLVIETDCPDMTPIMCQTSGDNSSALGKNSGQSPNDEWQKDENQQDYNRNVPANLPWVLESLSELLKVDKALLARQLWHNSIASLAQSWPYPLD, encoded by the coding sequence ATGTCCGATGTATCACAGTCTGTAGCAGCGCATCAAGCTCAGAGCCGTTATCCTTTGATTGACACTCATACTCACTTTGATGCGCCAGTATTTGATGAAGATAGAGAGATTGAGGCGCAAAGTGCTTATAAAAATGGCGTTGAACATCTAGTACTAGTCGGTTATTTATATCGGCATTTTGATAGGCTTTATAAAGTTAAGCGGTCTTTTGAGTCTCAGTCACAGTTGCAGTCTAGTGGTTACTCCAAGATCAAGTCAGAAAAGACTAGCGTAGAGTCAGTAGCTGCAAGCCAGCTAGAGACGATAGTACCCAAAGCTCATATCGCTCTTGGTTTACATCCTTTTTATATTGAGCAGCATACCGAAGCGCATCTGCAGGCCATGGCAAAAATGCTTGATAAGCAGCGTCCTATTGCTATTGGCGAGATTGGGCTGGATACTTTTACTAAAGAGATGAAGGAGTCTGAGAACTTTGCTAAGCAGCAGCATTTTTTTATCAGTCAGCTGGATATGGCAGTGGCGCATCAACTGCCAGTGATGCTGCATATCCGTAAAGCGCATGCTGACGCTTTAGCTATCCTAAAAGAGCATGCTTATGATGCTAAGGCGCTAGGCGGTATTGCTCATAGCTTCAGCGGTGGCGAGCAAGAAGCAAAGGCTTTTGTTAAATTGAGCTTTAAACTTGGAGTTACCGGCCAGATAACCAACCCCAACGCCAAAAAACTACGCCGCGCCATTCAAGCCGCTGTCGCTGAATATGGTATCGAGTGTCTGGTGATAGAGACTGATTGTCCGGATATGACGCCTATTATGTGCCAAACGAGTGGTGATAATTCCTCAGCATTAGGCAAAAATAGCGGCCAAAGCCCAAATGATGAATGGCAAAAAGACGAAAATCAGCAAGACTATAATCGTAATGTCCCAGCAAATTTGCCTTGGGTATTAGAGAGCTTGAGTGAGCTACTCAAGGTAGATAAGGCACTTTTGGCACGGCAACTTTGGCACAATAGTATAGCTAGTCTGGCTCAGTCTTGGCCTTATCCTTTAGACTAA
- a CDS encoding IS5 family transposase codes for MARTKLNDEHWHNLFIILRQINVYNKPNLRRTVEGMLYRIRVGCPWRDLPSYFGHWSSIYHQYRYWRKTGKWQKLMKIVTANYDSEWLFIDGSVVKAHQHSTGAASHLDEAIGKSVAGNSSKQHLVVDACGNPIHVELSGGQVHDSKMAKALICSTINNQTKAVIADRGYDSSDIRECVFKHCAQSVIPVKSNSKSRNDTLDWYLYRCRHLVENAFARLKHFRGIATRYDKLKDSYAAAVMLACVFIWLPLI; via the coding sequence ATGGCTCGCACCAAGCTCAACGATGAACATTGGCACAATCTATTTATTATATTGCGACAAATTAACGTCTATAACAAGCCCAATCTAAGACGTACCGTTGAAGGCATGTTGTACCGTATACGAGTAGGCTGTCCATGGCGAGACTTACCTTCTTATTTTGGTCATTGGTCTAGCATATATCATCAATACCGTTACTGGCGTAAAACCGGTAAATGGCAAAAGCTCATGAAGATAGTCACAGCAAACTATGATAGTGAATGGTTATTTATAGACGGTAGCGTGGTTAAAGCTCATCAGCATAGTACAGGCGCAGCCAGTCATCTTGATGAGGCCATTGGTAAAAGCGTTGCAGGTAATAGCAGCAAACAGCACTTAGTGGTCGATGCTTGTGGCAACCCTATACATGTTGAGCTGTCAGGTGGGCAAGTACATGACTCTAAGATGGCAAAGGCGTTGATATGTAGCACGATTAACAACCAGACTAAAGCGGTGATTGCAGACAGGGGCTACGATAGTAGCGATATTAGAGAGTGTGTCTTCAAGCACTGTGCTCAGTCAGTCATACCTGTTAAGTCGAACTCTAAAAGCCGCAACGACACACTAGATTGGTATTTGTATCGTTGCCGTCATTTGGTAGAAAACGCTTTTGCTAGATTGAAACATTTTAGGGGCATTGCCACGCGATATGATAAGCTCAAAGATAGCTATGCAGCGGCGGTAATGCTCGCTTGTGTCTTTATCTGGTTGCCCCTGATTTGA
- a CDS encoding tRNA threonylcarbamoyladenosine dehydratase, with product MNEQAVIKNQNGDLPVSTETKTDDSQYQRRFQGTQKLYGTKAFTSFERAHVYVIGVGGVGSWVAEALARTAVGRVTLVDLDVLVASNVNRQLPALDSHFGQSKIATMGARMREINPKIELQLIDDFLTPDNVAQILPTRAQMKQALADKRSIIVLDCVDDMSAKLAIALHCRFNKLKLICAGGAGGKIDPRQITVSDLKDSYQDPLLARLRNKLRHEKGINSQLKERFGIKCVYSTEPPRVDKSSQAAGLNCGGYGSAVAVTSVIAMIMVSEALQMLTVQAAANPLTSH from the coding sequence ATGAATGAACAAGCCGTTATAAAAAACCAAAATGGCGATCTACCAGTATCGACTGAGACAAAGACTGATGACAGTCAGTATCAGCGCCGTTTTCAGGGCACCCAAAAACTTTATGGCACCAAAGCATTTACTAGCTTTGAGCGCGCGCATGTCTATGTCATCGGTGTAGGCGGCGTAGGCTCGTGGGTCGCTGAAGCTTTAGCACGAACCGCTGTAGGTCGCGTTACTTTAGTAGATTTGGATGTGCTGGTTGCCTCCAATGTCAATCGTCAGCTACCAGCGCTCGATAGTCACTTTGGTCAAAGTAAAATCGCGACAATGGGCGCACGTATGCGCGAGATTAATCCAAAGATTGAGCTACAGCTGATTGATGATTTTTTAACGCCAGATAACGTTGCACAAATACTGCCCACACGCGCGCAGATGAAGCAAGCCTTGGCAGATAAGCGCTCTATTATTGTCTTAGATTGTGTCGATGATATGAGTGCTAAGCTTGCGATTGCGCTACATTGCCGGTTTAATAAATTAAAGCTGATTTGTGCAGGCGGGGCTGGTGGAAAAATAGACCCCCGCCAAATTACCGTTAGCGACTTAAAAGACAGCTATCAAGATCCTTTGTTAGCAAGACTACGTAATAAGCTGCGACATGAAAAAGGCATTAACAGTCAGCTAAAAGAGAGATTTGGCATCAAATGCGTCTATTCCACTGAACCGCCACGTGTTGACAAGAGTAGTCAGGCGGCTGGTTTGAACTGCGGCGGTTACGGTTCAGCAGTGGCGGTTACCTCAGTGATTGCTATGATAATGGTCAGTGAAGCTTTGCAAATGCTAACAGTGCAAGCAGCTGCTAACCCTTTGACTTCACACTAG
- a CDS encoding ATP-binding protein, translating to MTTYPQATDEKARIEKLHEYQVLNDDVEPTFERLTNLVKTFFGLPIVAITFMDEETQYLKSAHGLKVCTTTRGVAVCNYTVLSDEVFVVEDLSVDERFINNSLVTTDPNLRFYAGAPIILHEDNRVYRLGSLCLMDTKPHYDFTQEQAKHLQQFAMMAADALQLQKKQRLAKLANDMKSDFLANMSHEIRTPMNGIIGMIDMLDETTLTHEQKNYIDNIKVSTDHLLVIINGILDLSKVEAGKMTIDKVPMSLAAVCNEVVNLFAGKASQRGLTLDYHYDKKLDCYVEGDPVRLKQILSNLVSNAIKFTREGGRVSIDIRPTKRCDCEELMTRGNAAETVHSINNHAELTFCIKVTDTGVGIKEESLNAIFDAYNQADKSTHRLYGGTGLGLSVCKSLVAMMGGHIWANSVVGKGTTFKVLLPLKIIDKEQYNAWQLANHIDVEPEWHYSGQILLVEDDNVNAMIAKKALRDSGHIVTHVTDGQKAIDEFCISPKRYDVILMDHHMPIMDGIQATIKLQEMFDAEDLPPIIALTANAMDGEREKYLQVGMQDYCSKPFKKEQLSALVQYWLMYKQAMRS from the coding sequence TTGACAACTTATCCGCAAGCTACAGACGAAAAAGCTCGTATTGAAAAATTACATGAGTATCAGGTGCTTAATGATGATGTCGAGCCTACTTTTGAGCGCCTAACTAATTTGGTAAAGACTTTTTTTGGTCTACCTATCGTGGCTATCACCTTTATGGATGAGGAGACACAATATCTAAAATCGGCGCATGGGCTAAAAGTGTGTACAACCACTCGTGGTGTAGCGGTCTGTAACTATACCGTGCTATCTGATGAGGTGTTTGTGGTAGAGGATTTATCAGTCGATGAACGTTTTATCAATAATAGCTTAGTCACCACCGATCCTAATTTGCGTTTTTATGCTGGCGCGCCCATTATTTTGCACGAGGATAATAGAGTTTACCGTTTAGGCTCCTTATGTTTAATGGACACAAAGCCTCATTATGACTTTACCCAAGAGCAAGCTAAGCATTTACAGCAGTTTGCTATGATGGCGGCTGATGCTCTACAGCTACAAAAGAAGCAACGTCTTGCTAAGCTTGCTAATGATATGAAATCAGATTTTTTGGCTAATATGAGTCATGAGATTCGCACTCCTATGAACGGTATCATCGGTATGATTGATATGCTCGATGAGACTACTTTGACGCATGAACAAAAAAACTATATTGATAATATAAAAGTATCGACTGATCATTTACTGGTTATTATCAATGGTATTTTGGATCTCTCCAAAGTGGAAGCGGGCAAGATGACCATAGATAAAGTGCCCATGAGTTTAGCTGCTGTTTGTAACGAGGTAGTTAATTTGTTTGCCGGTAAGGCCTCTCAGCGCGGTTTAACCTTAGATTATCATTATGATAAAAAACTTGATTGCTACGTTGAAGGGGATCCGGTACGACTTAAACAAATTCTTTCTAATTTAGTTAGTAATGCTATCAAATTCACTCGAGAAGGGGGCCGCGTCTCTATCGACATTAGACCTACAAAACGTTGTGACTGTGAAGAATTGATGACTAGAGGCAATGCTGCAGAGACTGTTCATAGCATCAATAATCATGCTGAGTTAACTTTTTGTATAAAAGTTACTGATACTGGAGTGGGCATCAAAGAAGAGTCGCTCAACGCTATCTTTGATGCGTATAATCAAGCAGACAAATCAACGCACCGTCTGTATGGAGGTACTGGTTTAGGATTATCAGTCTGCAAATCACTAGTAGCGATGATGGGCGGACATATTTGGGCCAATAGTGTGGTAGGCAAAGGCACTACCTTTAAAGTGCTGTTACCGCTAAAGATTATCGATAAAGAGCAGTATAACGCTTGGCAACTAGCCAATCATATCGATGTTGAACCTGAGTGGCATTATAGCGGTCAGATACTGCTAGTAGAAGATGATAACGTCAATGCTATGATTGCCAAAAAAGCGCTACGTGATAGTGGTCATATAGTCACTCATGTCACAGATGGACAAAAAGCTATTGACGAATTTTGTATCAGTCCCAAGCGCTATGATGTGATTTTAATGGATCATCATATGCCTATTATGGATGGAATTCAGGCCACCATTAAGCTACAAGAGATGTTCGATGCTGAAGACTTACCGCCTATTATTGCCTTGACAGCCAATGCTATGGACGGTGAGCGCGAAAAATATCTACAAGTAGGTATGCAAGATTATTGTAGTAAGCCCTTCAAAAAAGAGCAGCTCAGTGCCTTAGTACAATACTGGCTGATGTATAAGCAAGCCATGAGATCCTAG
- the efp gene encoding elongation factor P, producing the protein MASFSTNEFKAGLKVMLDGNPCAIMENEFVKPGKGQAFNRVKLRNLRSGKVLEQTFKSGDSLEAADVVDTEMDYLYNDGEFWHFMDSESFEQIQADKTAMGDSIKWLKENSNATCIITLFNGVPLSVTPPNFVELQITETDPGVRGDTSGGGGKPATLETGAVVRVPLFVQQGEVVRVDTRTGDYQTRVG; encoded by the coding sequence ATGGCAAGTTTTTCTACTAATGAATTCAAAGCCGGTCTAAAAGTAATGCTCGATGGCAACCCTTGCGCCATTATGGAAAATGAGTTTGTAAAGCCCGGTAAAGGGCAAGCTTTCAACCGTGTCAAACTACGTAATCTGCGTAGTGGTAAAGTGCTTGAGCAAACCTTTAAATCAGGAGATAGCTTAGAGGCTGCTGATGTGGTCGATACTGAGATGGATTATCTATACAACGATGGTGAGTTTTGGCACTTTATGGACTCTGAAAGCTTTGAGCAAATTCAGGCGGATAAGACAGCGATGGGTGATAGCATTAAGTGGCTAAAAGAGAACAGCAATGCCACTTGTATCATCACCTTATTCAATGGCGTGCCTTTATCTGTTACTCCGCCAAACTTTGTTGAGCTACAGATTACTGAAACGGATCCCGGCGTACGCGGTGATACTTCAGGTGGCGGCGGCAAGCCTGCTACTCTTGAGACAGGTGCCGTAGTTCGTGTGCCCTTATTTGTACAACAAGGTGAGGTAGTACGGGTTGATACTCGCACTGGCGACTACCAAACGCGCGTAGGTTAA
- the epmB gene encoding EF-P beta-lysylation protein EpmB, whose product MINHLIIQKNWQTQLSTVITSLDELLALLKLEHLRADVYVPSHFVLRVPRAFVAKMRVGDANDPLLRQVLPDKKEQLAISGYIADPLAENAHNPTKGLLHKYQSRVLLTVTGACAIHCRYCFRQHFDYQANLPNPSVQDTIIDYIHKHLEIDEVILSGGDPLSVSNRRLFQWLDILEAIAQITTIRLHTRLPVVIPERLDEALLERLASSRCQIVMVIHCNHANEIDELTAQHLQRARAAGITLLNQTVLLRDINDDIQTQAALSKRLFAAGVLPYYLHLLDKVAGGAHFDLDERAAIELYWALLAKLPGYLVPKLVRELPNRPFKVPIDVYKYA is encoded by the coding sequence ATGATAAACCATTTAATCATACAAAAAAACTGGCAAACACAATTATCCACTGTCATAACTTCGCTTGATGAGCTATTAGCGCTGCTAAAGCTTGAGCATCTGCGCGCTGACGTTTATGTGCCAAGCCATTTTGTATTAAGAGTTCCTCGCGCTTTTGTGGCTAAAATGAGAGTAGGCGATGCCAATGATCCCCTACTCAGACAAGTGCTACCTGATAAAAAAGAGCAGCTAGCCATCAGTGGTTATATCGCCGATCCGCTAGCTGAAAATGCGCATAATCCAACCAAAGGCTTACTGCATAAGTATCAATCTAGAGTGCTATTGACGGTGACAGGAGCCTGCGCTATCCATTGTCGCTACTGTTTTCGTCAGCATTTTGACTATCAAGCTAATCTGCCTAACCCATCAGTGCAAGATACTATCATTGACTATATTCATAAGCATCTTGAGATTGATGAGGTCATCTTAAGTGGCGGCGATCCGCTTAGCGTGTCCAATCGTAGACTATTTCAGTGGCTCGATATCTTGGAAGCTATAGCGCAAATAACGACTATTCGCTTACATACGCGCCTGCCGGTGGTCATCCCTGAGCGCTTAGATGAAGCACTGCTTGAGAGATTAGCGAGCAGTCGCTGTCAGATCGTTATGGTCATTCATTGCAATCATGCCAATGAGATTGATGAGTTGACCGCCCAGCACTTACAACGCGCCCGTGCAGCGGGTATTACCTTACTCAATCAGACGGTATTATTACGTGATATTAATGATGATATACAGACGCAAGCGGCTCTTAGTAAGCGTCTGTTTGCCGCAGGAGTATTGCCTTATTATTTGCACCTGTTAGATAAAGTCGCTGGTGGTGCTCATTTTGACCTCGATGAGCGCGCTGCTATCGAATTATACTGGGCGCTGTTAGCAAAGCTGCCTGGCTATCTAGTTCCTAAGCTGGTGCGCGAGTTACCTAATAGACCCTTTAAAGTGCCAATAGATGTTTACAAGTACGCATAA
- a CDS encoding IS30 family transposase, whose product MSYTHLSLGERYQIYALIGAKHSINFIARELNRSPSTISRELRRNKSLRGYRAKHANNKACDRRANNATTIVADIWVWVTDKLKENWSPEQISGVHAGISHMSIYRYIWRDKRQGGTLWQCLRRKAKPYRQRLTAETRGRINDRVSIHERPCIVEERTRIGDWEADTVIGQHHKQAIVTLVERKTGLLKMKRVGHKTAQQVSEAMIELLAPVSLQVKTITSDNGKEFAQHKKVKQKLFSPFFFADAYASWQRGTNENTNGLIREYLPKGCDFRQVSDNEIQDIENKLNNRPRKRLGFKTPMQAFYNIN is encoded by the coding sequence ATGAGCTATACGCATCTAAGCCTAGGGGAACGATACCAGATTTATGCCCTAATAGGGGCAAAACATAGTATTAATTTCATAGCTCGAGAGTTAAACAGAAGTCCCAGTACCATATCAAGAGAGCTTAGACGCAATAAAAGCCTACGAGGTTACCGAGCAAAGCATGCTAATAACAAGGCTTGTGACAGACGGGCTAACAACGCCACAACTATTGTGGCTGACATCTGGGTATGGGTGACAGACAAGCTTAAAGAGAACTGGAGTCCTGAGCAAATATCTGGCGTTCATGCTGGTATCAGTCATATGAGCATTTATCGCTATATTTGGCGTGATAAGAGGCAGGGCGGCACATTGTGGCAGTGTCTCAGACGTAAAGCCAAACCATACCGGCAGCGTCTAACCGCTGAGACTCGAGGCCGTATCAATGACAGAGTCTCAATTCATGAGCGCCCTTGTATTGTTGAAGAACGTACGCGAATTGGTGACTGGGAAGCGGATACCGTTATCGGTCAGCATCACAAGCAAGCGATTGTCACGCTCGTTGAACGTAAAACGGGGCTGCTGAAGATGAAGCGTGTGGGTCATAAAACAGCACAGCAAGTATCAGAGGCAATGATAGAACTCTTAGCGCCAGTGAGTTTGCAGGTTAAGACCATTACCTCTGACAATGGTAAAGAGTTTGCTCAGCATAAGAAGGTGAAACAAAAGCTCTTTAGCCCTTTCTTCTTTGCCGATGCTTATGCGTCATGGCAGCGAGGAACCAACGAGAATACCAATGGCCTTATCAGAGAGTACTTGCCTAAGGGTTGTGACTTTAGACAAGTCTCTGATAATGAAATACAGGACATTGAGAACAAACTAAACAACAGACCAAGAAAACGATTAGGGTTTAAGACGCCTATGCAGGCGTTCTATAATATTAATTAG